The Fusarium falciforme chromosome 4, complete sequence genomic interval CAAGGGTAGCCAAAGTGGACAGGGCCTAGATATTTGTCATTCAAGCGGCCGGCTGCGAGTTGACGCTTCTTTTGACGATGCAGGAGAGCTGGTCAAGGCTACAGTGTTCCGTACAGCCAGGCGCTTGATGGATGGGACCATTTACTGGAAATAGTGACACCATTCTACACAATCAGTTTACATATAGTGGAGGATTTCTTTTGTTTCCCTGATTCCCAACTGTTCAAGAAACAAGAATGTCGTGAAACAACATCGTTGGCTCGAAATCCGTTGGGACAAAAAATAGACAAAACTTTTTGAACAATATAATCGAAGTTTCTTCCCAGACTACACAAGCTTACGAAGAGGCCGACGGGGAGGATCTGTCCGACAGCCGACTAGCCATGACGTTTAGCGCACTTCCGGCCCTGAAATACTCGACTTGTTCCTGAGTAAACGTATGGTTCGCCTCCGTATCCCAGCTCTTCCCATCCTTTGAGGTTATGTTCAACCTCACGGTCTGACCAGGTGCCAAGTCTGCCAATCCAACAATGCTGACACGATCAGAAGCCTTGATTCTGTCGTATGCAGTGTCATCGGCAAAAGTCAGCGCCAGCATGCCCTGCTTCTTGAGGTTGGCCTCATGGATGCGGGCAAATGACctggcgatgatggcgacacCACCGAGGTATCGCGGTTGTAGAGCCGCGTGCTCACGCGAGGAGCCCTCGCCGTAATTGTGATCAGCCACTACAACCCAGGGAAGTCCTCGCTGTTGATAGTCTCGCGCTGTGTCAGGAACACCCCCCTGCTCTCCCGTAATTTGGTTGACAACCTTGTTGACCTGGTTGTTATCTGCGTTGACGGCTCCAATAAGAGTGTTGTTGGAGATGTTCTCGAGGTGGCCACGGAAACGCATCCACGGGCCAGCCGTGGTGATGTGATCCGTCGTGCATTTGCCTGCCGTCTTGATCAGGATGGGACACTCATGGAAGTCTTTTCCAGACCAGGGGCGGAACGGCGCTAGCCTCTGCAGGCGCTGAGAGTCTGGTGATATCTGGACAGTCACGGTCTGTCGGAACTGGGCATCGGTCGAAGGCGCCTCATAGACGTGGTCCGCATTCTCATACACATCTGCTGGTAGTGCGTCGCCCCTGGGAGGTTGAAAACGGAATTCGTCACCTGATTCCGTTACAAGGCTATCTCTGACCGGATCGAAGCCGAGGTCGTCAGAGAAGACCTTGGCCATGACCATCtcgggggaggagaggaatGTATGGGTAGCAGGGTTTCCGTCTAGACGTCCCGTAAAGTTTCTGTTGTATGATGCTAGGATGGAGTTTGGAGTACCCTGTTCATGCGTTAACGAACCGCCTTGAGGCGCCTGACAGTCTAGACATTCGACTTGCCTTTTTCATCTCGGTTCTATCCCAAGACCCGCAGCATGGGCCACAAGCGTTAGATAAGACCTTGCTTCCCAGGCGCTCAAAGACATCGATGACGCCTTCGCGTTTCAGTGTCTGATTAGTTTGCTCACTTCCGGGGGAGAGGAGCAACGGCATTTTGGGCTTCAATCCCGCGTCTAGAGCTTGCTGGGCCAAGCTAGCGGCGCGGGACAGGTCCTCAAACGAGGAATTTGTGCAAGACCCGATAAGTCCTGCTGTGAGCTTCTCCGGCCACTGATTCTCCCGCGCAGCTTGGCCAAACTTGGAGATTGGCGTCGATAAATCTGGTGTAAAGGGCCCATTGATGCGAGGCTCCAGCGTAGACAAATCAATCTCGATGATGCGGTCGTACTCTGCACCCTCGTCTGCTCGAAGCTCGTGCTTGGCTACCTGTACAGCTTCAGCCAGCTCTGGCCGGCGAGTCGCCCGCAAATAGGCAGACATGGCGTCAGAATAGGGGAATAGTGAGGTTGTTGCTCCGGTTTCGGCGCCCATATTCGTGATGGAAGCCATCCCTGAGGCTGATATCGTGGTCGCACCAGGGCCAAAGTACTCGATGATGTTGCCAGTACCGCCTTTAACCCCCAGAATCCCTGCTACTTTGCTTATAACATCTAAACTGTTAGTGCCATTTAGCAACCATAGACTGCGCTTGACGTACCTTTTGGGCTAGCCCAACCACTCAACTGTCCCGTCAGTTTCACGCCGACCACGCTGGGGGCTGTGATCTCCAGGGGAAGCCCAGACATGACATCGACTGCGTCCGCACCGCCGACACCGACTGCAATCATGCCCATGCCTCCGGCATTTGGCGTGTGAGAGTCAGTGCCAATCAACATGCCACCAGGGTATGCATAGTTCTCCAACACAATCTGATGGATAATGCCCGCATTTGGCTTCCAGAATCCCATATTGTAGCGCTGGCAGGCACTTGACATGAACTCGTAGACCTCACCATGACTGGTAAGTGCACCAGCAAGGTCCTTCTGGCTGCCATCTCGGCCTACGATCAGATGGTCGCAGTGCACTGTGGTGGGTACCGCTGTCTTGTCTAGGCCGGCAGTCATGAACTGAATGATTGCCATTTGCGCTGTGGCATCTTGGCAAGCAATTCGCCGGGGCCTCAGTTTCAGTGGGGTTGAGCCCCGGATTACTTTGCCCTCATGGCCCTCATCAAGGTGTGCAAGGAGAACCTTCTCAGCATACGTGAGAGGCCGGTCAAGACTTGCCAAAAACAAGTAAGAGGCATGTATGATTGCAGGGTTATGGGGTATTCTCACATTTTGCGTAGGCGAGGAAGTTTGTCCAAAAACCCAATGTAGTCAACGCTGTGGTCAGGCTCGAATCGACTCAGCGGTGCTTGCCCTCTGGCCCGGTTCACCGTGGCGAAAGATCGGACGGCGGAGCCTGCACGTGTTCGACTAGCCCTCAACATTGTGCTTGTAGTTTGGATCAGCAAGTAACAGGGTGCTGAGATCAGTCAAGTGCAGGTTGTGCAACGGCCATGATATGCTGAAGACTGTGCAGGATTGTGGCCATTCGCGTGGGTCGGATTTACAATCAGCTGGAGACCCCGGGAACTGTGGACCTCCCATCGGACATTCCCTCGGATGTGTCCGAAGGATGGGAGGGGCTGAATCATCCAGTGTTTCGGACATCTCCGATGGCCGTAACTTCTGCGCAAAGCAACAGCACTGTGTAATATGTCGGGCAGCTACCTTAGACTCCTTCAAGTATCCTTGGCTCGGTGATGCAAGTCCAGGTTCCTTTACACTCAACGGACCATCAACTAAAGATGGCGACCGCAGTCACAGTATCACCGACACTTGGAAATGCCCAAGCGACACGCAAACAGAGCTCATGGAGCAATCTGCTAGTCGGGGCGGCCATGAACCTCTTCCAAGGTCACTAACCTTGGAAGTGAACCGCTTGAGGGTAAAACTAACAGGTCGTAGTAACTTCCCTGGGTCAACCAATGGAGGTCCTGAAAACACATGTATGTTGGCCATGCAAGAGGAAGGAGGGACGCAAGACTAACAAAGACAATGACCAGGTTGCAGCTAATAGAGGCGATAGTCTGCGCACTGCGATCAGCAAAACATGGTCTCGTGGGGGCGCCCCAGCCTTCTATCAAGGGCTCATTCCCTGGGTAAGTGGGTCGCTGCTCGGGTTCGCAAACTCGACTAACACGCCCTCTCAAGGCATGGATTGAGTGCTCAACGAAAGGGTCAATCCTATTCTTGACCTCGAATGAAGTAGAGTACTATTCAAAACCACTACTCGGTGCGAGTCCGGCCATTGCGGGGACATTGGGCGGCATTGCCGGTGGTGCTGCTCAGGCATACTTGACCATGGGTGAGTACAAGGAGAGTGGACGCTAGAGAATGCATGCATATTGACGTAGATTGTATCAGGCATGACAACTTGCATGAAGACTGTCGAAGTGACACGGCCAAAAACCCTTCAGCCGGGAGTCCGGGTCCCGGGAACTATCGAGATCTTTATTGGCATCTTGCGCAAAGAAGGCATTCGCGGCGTCAATCGCGGCGTCAACGCGGTTGCTCTGCGGCAAATCAGTGGATGGGCATCTCGCATTGGAATTGCAAGGTTTGCCGAGGGTCAGATCCGCGCTATGCACTCAAAGCCAGCAGAAGCGAAGCTCAGCGTGTGGGAGAAGATTGGCGCGTCAACGGTCGGAGGAGCGCTGAGCTGCTGGAACCAGCCTTTTGAAGTAAGTTGTGGCAATTCTTGTTAGTTGGTACCCATGCTGATCGCAGTGCGGGTCCTTCGTGTGGAAATGCAGTCACTGGCGTCGGGCAAAGATGTGTCGTCGAAGCCAACCATGGCATCTGCAGCTAGGCGCATCCTGGCCAACTCAGGCCCCTTGGGGTTCTTCCGAGGCATTGTTCCTCGCATTGTGGTAGCGGCATGGGCTACTATTTGTATGGTTGGGTTTGGTGACATGGCCAAGAAGTATGTCCGAGGTCTGACTGCTTGAGGGTTGCGTCGCACCATGGTTGACCAAAGCACTCGTTGGTAGAAATAGATATATCACTGTGTGAAtcttgggatatgatgctacgATGTGCCAGAAATgtcttctttattatagttgaagcccggtcCCTgagggataactgagccggAAGGCCGAAATAGATACATCAATGTATGGCAACTGTCCATCATGTTCAATGAGAAGCCCCAGATTCACGGTGATTGCCAACGCACATAGTAACTAGCAGCCCATGGTATAACCCGACTGTGCTCTCAATCCGGCTAGGCGTATCAGCGCAAAACGCAATGCATGAGATCGTTAAGAAGATACTACTCTTGTGTAGGGAGCGGGCACCGAGTATGTCCCCGCATATGCCGGATGGCTCCGTCATGtaactataaagtaatccttattaataattaattataaaaccaatataaagaaataaaaataaaacttaactttagtagaaataagataataaattatattaataaaaaacaatTAAGgcattaatcttcttaaaaggagatataatttactttataataaaaaatattaaaataaaataataaaataaaaaccttaattataaatatattagaccttataaaattaaatagaaaatattataaaataactaaaaattagatttattattaaaaattaagcttttttaaattatatatagtttattacttaaattaataaaaaatattatctaagttaaaatgaaaaataagctaaaaactaaagtttaataaactaaagaaatatactataaaagctatcctttatataaataaaattattaataaaataatatattttattaaataaaataactatctAGATTTAGAAAATACCTaggaacccctagaataccttattagcgcataataccttttaaaggaTTTctactagtaatattaaagagataaataaacttaaggctaataatactttagttaataatatttataatacctatagactttatagtaattatagccttaaactCTACCTTCTTAGTCGcctctagcttatctaaggaataaaatctataaatagctatttgaatacccttagtatataattagcgcgtttaataataaagataaattaagtaagctaaaaccttatttatttttacttaagcttcttatatTTCTTCCTATAAATATCACGGCCCAGTACTAGACCAGGCAGTCTAACTAGGCAAAAAAACAccatataataagatactatagaaataagtaagacCTACTATAATACAAGTAAGCACTTATATATCGCGCTTACTCGCGATAATATAAAGgcaataagtaagtaagtacTATAGGTTCTATCCTAGTAAGcactttaagtatataaaatatacttattatactctcttatatagaagctaccttagctattaatataacttagttatacttaatacccttaggtatattactagatataatactccttattatttaagtatagcgcgattaatctatttactaatataaacctagtataactagtttatcccttaggaatatatataattattatatattaatagcttttatttaataaaatacttatattaccttaaataatattaaatataataactacttaggtaattctcgcaaataattactaataggttCTACTTactaattacttacttattatacctatcttAGCTAACTAGGATAaagatatagataatataaatagctctaataataaagaagttAAATAACTTTAGGCTTagattactactataagcgctaaaataaatagcatatataaccttattaaaagaataagcaatatatagtaaatataaaatgcctagtatataaatagtatttaggaagttaataatatagtaattattattataaggggtaaaaatataaaagaaatcttaaagttaGACCCCCCGgagaagtttaataaaactacttataaactacttatatttcttatatagctatatattattataacttattacttaatataatttaacttagtatctaataaagtctaatatattataagataattttttaagtatattataacttagtttaaacttattttaaagaaatatcttattaccttatttattaaattcttacctaagattattaacttttattttagctttaagacctttaaggctatattttaataaatatttaaaataattaataaaagggtataagctaaaagagagattaaggTACTTAGATAAACCCGCTTAGCCTTAGAATAtagaataaaatacctttaatttaccttaaagcttaattaagactaaaaacccctaatattatttttctttaataaatttaagaaagaGGTCTAAATAGAgctctataaaaagaattaacttaataaccttattaattatattaagaaagtaataaagattaataattaataattcttataaaagaaactataaaaccctaagtttaataataataaagctaataacttatagtttaatattaattaaagtaagaaaaaaagtaataatacctcttatagtattataactagccctataatacttagagctatataaaagggtaaataaaattattatggctttaaatactaatattactataaaataaattatattaaaaaggtctattataataaatagtaagatattaagaaaggatattattaattaaattaataataatttctcttagaaggtaagaaatatataaatatagtataataagtctaataagaaaataataaaccctagattataatttaaataattaaacttattataatattataaagtagatataatatattaataaaaagagataaaaatataaataaaaactaaatattaaaatagcttataattaaataagataaactaaggaataattaaagtaaacctaagatatataataataactactcctagaactaataaaataagaaaaccttatattaaatataataaataataaaagggttattattgcgattattaagaaatctaaataaaaggaagaaataatattaataggataGAAGTAATAAATGCCCCTAATACTAGCTAAGTAAATAGActttaaagaagctataataaaaggctttaattataagagatagattataagatataataaaaataagtaattcttaatgccctttattatctattatagggactattaataaaataaccccgcataatataattatattttatgcccttaatactaggttaaggtattataagaatataataagatctataaataatataaagcagattaatataataaactactaagatatatagactAAGGCATAAAGGAAAATAATACTCATATTAACTAagctaagtttaaatataatactaagaaactataaaaagaattatataaagaatactcctaataatagaaataataaaagagtaataaagaattataaataaaagaaaactacttatagctatataataaaaatggtaattaatattaaaatagcctataagaaaggtatatctagactatataggaatatatagataaaatatataaataagaaatctatattagagcttattataaggaattaattaaaaacctataatactaagaaataccctttaatctataagataatatatagatatacctaatatatatggaataccttagtatcttatagatattttattaatattattagtataaagaatattaagaaaagaaataaaaataaaattatttccttattgccttattagcttaacctaatattaaaccttatatataatataaaataaaaagatattaggtattttattaatataactttattagtattatatatattaagtattaagaaaaattatataaagttatctaaaagtataaataaataatctataaggttaaagactaataaaaataagatagctaaaaagaataaaaagaactaaaaGTCTAGTaactaataacctagttagataataaaatagacctaaaataagaataagaataataatactaagattagctatatagctaagataatatatataactataaagtatataataataataaatataagcataattatattagctatatgttattaaaaaaactaagaagcttacttataaaagggctataagtaaaaaaataactaataatattataaaaggccttatatattataaaggggggtattaacctaagatattttaaactattaatataagttaagggaaaatagctatatactttagtagataatagagctaaatagaatttatttaacctatagatagtaaataagcttaagctattatagaggtataaggcaaagccttatataataattaaccttaaagggaaataatttaattataataatagagttattaataataagattaattaccttaaagtttttattaaaagaaaaaactaaggaattttatttaatattatacctataaaaggctataatttaatatttaggtatttataattatattaatttaacttatattttaattagaggATTAACTAAatactctcttttaataaaaaaaaaccttttataataaataataacttagaaaataatataagatcttaaatttctattaaagatattagagatattaggtaaaggtaaatataagatatttctttacctaaagggatataatataaatattataataaataaaaataataaaattagtaaatagttatatatattatattataattctatagactaaaagaaaaccttaagtaagctaaaaagatattaaaaaaaaataacttaagaatattttattataataatatatttatgaaaagctttttataaaaaaacttaaaataggattattaaaatatatatattataattttaaaattaagtttattaagaaaaaataacctagctttaataaaccttatttatttaataaaatataattattagtattaaaggaatatattgaaaatatattataaaaaagatatattaaaaaaagtaaattatttattaaatatcttattatatttatcttaaagaaaaataaaaagctttaattttatattaattttaaaatacttaatattattataattaaagattatatattattacctcttattaataagttaaaagattaactttttaatataaaatattttattatatttaatcttaaaagagcctataaccttatttaaattaagaaaggatataaataaaaaattactttttatattaaatataaactatttaagtaccttattatgccttttagacttataaatatacttattatattttaataaatgcttaataatatattataagaatacctagatatatttattatatattacttagataatatttttattttctctaagataaaaggaaaatatataagatatatctatatagtattataaatattataaaatactaagttattaataaaacctaagaaaaataagttttataatttaaaaataagattccttatatatattatttcttatattaggatatatataaatcttaagaaaatctaagtaattaagaagtaaaaagaatttattaatattaaggaaatataagcctttcttagatatattaattattattataaattctttaaagtatttaaaaaaatagctatattattaataaaacttataaaactagataaactctttatatttagaaataaaatataataagcctttaataatattaag includes:
- a CDS encoding Aconitate hydratase, mitochondrial, producing the protein MLRASRTRAGSAVRSFATVNRARGQAPLSRFEPDHSVDYIGFLDKLPRLRKILDRPLTYAEKVLLAHLDEGHEGKVIRGSTPLKLRPRRIACQDATAQMAIIQFMTAGLDKTAVPTTVHCDHLIVGRDGSQKDLAGALTSHGEVYEFMSSACQRYNMGFWKPNAGIIHQIVLENYAYPGGMLIGTDSHTPNAGGMGMIAVGVGGADAVDVMSGLPLEITAPSVVGVKLTGQLSGWASPKDVISKVAGILGVKGGTGNIIEYFGPGATTISASGMASITNMGAETGATTSLFPYSDAMSAYLRATRRPELAEAVQVAKHELRADEGAEYDRIIEIDLSTLEPRINGPFTPDLSTPISKFGQAARENQWPEKLTAGLIGSCTNSSFEDLSRAASLAQQALDAGLKPKMPLLLSPGSEQTNQTLKREGVIDVFERLGSKVLSNACGPCCGSWDRTEMKKGTPNSILASYNRNFTGRLDGNPATHTFLSSPEMVMAKVFSDDLGFDPVRDSLVTESGDEFRFQPPRGDALPADVYENADHVYEAPSTDAQFRQTVTVQISPDSQRLQRLAPFRPWSGKDFHECPILIKTAGKCTTDHITTAGPWMRFRGHLENISNNTLIGAVNADNNQVNKVVNQITGEQGGVPDTARDYQQRGLPWVVVADHNYGEGSSREHAALQPRYLGGVAIIARSFARIHEANLKKQGMLALTFADDTAYDRIKASDRVSIVGLADLAPGQTVRLNITSKDGKSWDTEANHTFTQEQVEYFRAGSALNVMASRLSDRSSPSASS
- a CDS encoding uncharacterized protein (Related to suppressor protein of mitochondrial histone mutant) encodes the protein MATAVTVSPTLGNAQATRKQSSWSNLLVGAAMNLFQVTSLGQPMEVLKTHVAANRGDSLRTAISKTWSRGGAPAFYQGLIPWAWIECSTKGSILFLTSNEVEYYSKPLLGASPAIAGTLGGIAGGAAQAYLTMGMTTCMKTVEVTRPKTLQPGVRVPGTIEIFIGILRKEGIRGVNRGVNAVALRQISGWASRIGIARFAEGQIRAMHSKPAEAKLSVWEKIGASTVGGALSCWNQPFESLASGKDVSSKPTMASAARRILANSGPLGFFRGIVPRIVVAAWATICMVGFGDMAKKYVRGLTA